A single genomic interval of Antarcticibacterium arcticum harbors:
- a CDS encoding arsenosugar biosynthesis-associated peroxidase-like protein, which produces MSKTYYDPADLRKFGDITQWSEELGTKFFDYYGKVFEEGALSAREKSLIALAVSHVVQCPYCIDAYTKDGLQRGIAKEEMMEAVHVGAAIKSGATLVHGVQMMNKYEKLSF; this is translated from the coding sequence ATGAGTAAAACATATTATGATCCTGCCGATCTTAGAAAATTTGGAGATATCACCCAATGGAGCGAGGAGCTTGGAACAAAATTCTTTGATTACTACGGAAAGGTCTTTGAAGAAGGGGCTCTAAGTGCCCGGGAAAAATCCCTTATTGCACTTGCAGTATCCCATGTGGTACAGTGCCCCTATTGTATTGATGCCTACACCAAAGACGGGCTGCAACGGGGTATTGCTAAAGAAGAAATGATGGAAGCCGTACACGTGGGCGCAGCTATAAAAAGTGGTGCCACCCTTGTTCACGGAGTACAAATGATGAATAAATATGAAAAACTATCTTTCTAG